One Lepus europaeus isolate LE1 chromosome 7, mLepTim1.pri, whole genome shotgun sequence DNA segment encodes these proteins:
- the RASSF10 gene encoding ras association domain-containing protein 10 yields MDPSEKKISVWICQEEKLVSGLSRRTTCSDVVRVLLEDGCRRRRRQRRSQRRGTASTPPGAGELPEPPDEDDEDDDEALPQGMLCGPPQSYCIVEKWRGFERILPNKTRILRLWAAWGDEQENVRFVLVRSDASLPNAGPRSAEARVVLSRERPCSARGAPARPSLAMTQEKQRRVVRKAFRKLAKLNRRRQQQPLSSCSSTSSSTASSCSSSPRAYESASVERMETLVHLVLSQDHTIRQQVQRLRELDRQIDRYEAKVHLDRMRRHGVNYVQDTYLVGAGIELEGATPGGEPEEVAAAAQEAAAGAAALDGEAQTAALEELARRCDDLLQLQEQRAQQEELLERLSAEIQEELNQRWMQRRQEELAAREEPPEAPSGPDGELLLEQERVRTQLSTSLYIGLRLNTDLETVKSDLDYSQQQWDSKERELQGLLQTLHTLELAVAPCGAPGSCAPAREPPQPQACAEVWVDQARGMAKSCPGNDEDSDTGLSSMHSQDSDSVPVCESLV; encoded by the coding sequence ATGGATCCTTCGGAGAAGAAGATATCTGTGTGGATATGCCAGGAGGAGAAGCTGGTGTCCGGCCTCTCCCGCCGCACCACTTGCTCGGACGTGGTGCGGGTGCTGTTGGAGGACGGCTGCCGGCGGCGACGGAGGCAGCGGCGGAGCCAGCGGCGCGGGACGGCCAGCACCCCGCCAGGCGCGGGGGAGCTGCCAGAACCCCCGGACGAGGACGACGAAGACGACGACGAGGCGCTGCCGCAGGGCATGCTGTGCGGGCCCCCGCAGAGCTACTGCATCGTGGAGAAGTGGCGCGGCTTTGAGCGCATCCTGCCCAACAAGACGCGCATCTTGCGCCTCTGGGCCGCCTGGGGCGACGAGCAAGAAAACGTGCGCTTCGTGCTGGTGCGCAGCGACGCGTCGCTGCCCAATGCCGGGCCCCGCAGCGCCGAGGCGCGCGTCGTGCTCAGTCGGGAGCGACCCTGCTCGGCCCGGGGAGCCCCGGCGCGGCCCAGCCTCGCCATGACCCAGGAGAAGCAGCGGCGGGTGGTGCGCAAGGCCTTCCGCAAACTGGCCAAGCTCAACCGGCGGCGCCAACAGCAGCCGCTGTCGTCCTGTTCTTCCACTTCGTCGTCCACCGCCTCGTCCTGCTCGTCGTCACCGCGGGCCTACGAGAGCGCGTCGGTGGAGCGCATGGAGACGCTGGTGCACCTGGTGCTCTCCCAGGACCACACTATCcgccagcaggtgcagaggctgcgGGAGCTGGATCGCCAGATCGACCGCTACGAGGCCAAGGTGCACCTGGACCGCATGCGTCGGCACGGGGTCAACTACGTGCAGGACACCTACTTGGTGGGGGCCGGCATCGAGCTGGAAGGGGCCACCCCGGGAGGGGAACCCGAggaggtggcggcggcggcgcaggaggctgcggcgggggcggcggccctGGATGGCGAGGCGCAGACGGCGGCGCTCGAGGAGCTGGCCCGGCGTTGCGACGAcctgctgcagctgcaggagcAGCGGGCCCAGCAGGAGGAGTTGCTGGAGCGCCTCTCCGCCGAGATCCAGGAGGAGCTGAACCAGCGGTGGATGCAGCGGCGCCAGGAGGAGCTGGCGGCGCGGGAGGAGCCCCCGGAGGCCCCCAGCGGCCCGGACGGCGAGCTGCTGCTCGAGCAGGAGCGGGTGAGGACGCAGCTCAGCACCAGCCTGTACATCGGGCTACGGCTCAATACGGACCTGGAGACCGTCAAATCGGACTTGGATTACAGCCAGCAGCAGTGGGACAGCAAGGAGCGCGAGCTCCAGGGCCTTCTCCAGACTTTGCACACCTTGGAGCTGGCGGTGGCGCCGTGcggggctcccggctcctgcgCACCCGCGCGGGAACCCCCCCAGCCTCAGGCCTGCGCCGAGGTGTGGGTGGACCAGGCCCGCGGGATGGCCAAGAGTTGTCCAGGCAACGACGAGGACTCGGACACCGGGCTGAGCTCGAtgcacagccaggactcggactcgGTGCCGGTGTGCGAATCCCTCGTGTGA